A window of the Chlorocebus sabaeus isolate Y175 chromosome 8, mChlSab1.0.hap1, whole genome shotgun sequence genome harbors these coding sequences:
- the ERI1 gene encoding 3'-5' exoribonuclease 1 isoform X6, whose amino-acid sequence MEEPQSKEPASEAVTPVLLESPRPEGREEQPRPSPEETQQYRFDGQETKGSKFITSSVSDFSDPVYKEIAITNGCINRMSKEELRAKLSEFKLETRGVKDVLKKRLKNYYKKQKLMLKESNCADSYYDYICIIDFEATCEEGNPPEFVHEIIEFPVVLLNTHTLEIEDTFQQYVRPEINTQLSDFCISLTGITQDQVDRADTFPQVLKKVIDWMKLKELGTKYKYSILTDGSWDMSKFLNIQCQLSRLKYPPFAKKWINIRKSYGNFYKGEVSAWIETKKHRSHKHVTY is encoded by the exons ATGGAGGAACCACAGAGTAAAGAGCCTGCCAGCGAGGCCGTGACTCCCGTGTTGCTGGAGTCGCCGCGGCCGGAGGGCCGGGAGGAGCAGCCGCGTCCCAGTCCCGAG GAAACTCAACAGTATAGATTTGATGGCCAGGAGACAAAAGGATCCAAGTTCATTACCTCCAGTGTGAGTGACTTTAGTGACCCAGTTTACAAAGAGATTGCTATTACCAATGGCTGTATTAATAGAATGAGTAAGGAAGAACTCAGAGCTAAGCTTTCAGAATTCAAGCTTGAAACCAg AGGAGTAAAGGATGTTCTAAAGAAGAGACTGAAAAATTATTATAAGAAGCAGAAGCTGATGTTAAAAGAGAGCAATTGTGCTGACAGTTACTATGACTACATTTGTATTATTGACTTTGAAGCCACTTGTGAAGAAGGAAACCCACCTGAATTTGTACATGAAATAATTGAATTTCCGGTTGTTTTACTGAATACGCATACTTTAGAAATA GAAGACACATTTCAGCAGTATGTAAGACCAGAGATTAACACGCAGCTGTCTGATTTCTGCATCAGTCTTACTGGAATTACTCAG GATCAGGTAGACAGAGCTGATACCTTCCCTCAGGTACTAAAAAAAGTAATTGACTGGATGAAATTGAAGGAATTAGGAACAAAGtataaatattcaattttaaCAGATGG ttcTTGGGATATGAGTAAATTCTTGAACATTCAGTGCCAACTCAGCAGGCTCAAATACCCTCCTTTTGCTAAAAAGTGGATCAATATTCGGAAGTCATATGGAAACTTTTACAAG
- the ERI1 gene encoding 3'-5' exoribonuclease 1 isoform X5 yields the protein MEEPQSKEPASEAVTPVLLESPRPEGREEQPRPSPEETQQYRFDGQETKGSKFITSSVSDFSDPVYKEIAITNGCINRMSKEELRAKLSEFKLETRGVKDVLKKRLKNYYKKQKLMLKESNCADSYYDYICIIDFEATCEEGNPPEFVHEIIEFPVVLLNTHTLEIEDTFQQYVRPEINTQLSDFCISLTGITQDQVDRADTFPQVLKKVIDWMKLKELGTKYKYSILTDGSWDMSKFLNIQCQLSRLKYPPFAKKWINIRKSYGNFYKSLAGSRLTASSASRVHAILLPQPPK from the exons ATGGAGGAACCACAGAGTAAAGAGCCTGCCAGCGAGGCCGTGACTCCCGTGTTGCTGGAGTCGCCGCGGCCGGAGGGCCGGGAGGAGCAGCCGCGTCCCAGTCCCGAG GAAACTCAACAGTATAGATTTGATGGCCAGGAGACAAAAGGATCCAAGTTCATTACCTCCAGTGTGAGTGACTTTAGTGACCCAGTTTACAAAGAGATTGCTATTACCAATGGCTGTATTAATAGAATGAGTAAGGAAGAACTCAGAGCTAAGCTTTCAGAATTCAAGCTTGAAACCAg AGGAGTAAAGGATGTTCTAAAGAAGAGACTGAAAAATTATTATAAGAAGCAGAAGCTGATGTTAAAAGAGAGCAATTGTGCTGACAGTTACTATGACTACATTTGTATTATTGACTTTGAAGCCACTTGTGAAGAAGGAAACCCACCTGAATTTGTACATGAAATAATTGAATTTCCGGTTGTTTTACTGAATACGCATACTTTAGAAATA GAAGACACATTTCAGCAGTATGTAAGACCAGAGATTAACACGCAGCTGTCTGATTTCTGCATCAGTCTTACTGGAATTACTCAG GATCAGGTAGACAGAGCTGATACCTTCCCTCAGGTACTAAAAAAAGTAATTGACTGGATGAAATTGAAGGAATTAGGAACAAAGtataaatattcaattttaaCAGATGG ttcTTGGGATATGAGTAAATTCTTGAACATTCAGTGCCAACTCAGCAGGCTCAAATACCCTCCTTTTGCTAAAAAGTGGATCAATATTCGGAAGTCATATGGAAACTTTTACAAG